From the Flavobacteriales bacterium genome, one window contains:
- a CDS encoding TonB-dependent receptor gives MTKHYFKLLILLLPIGLLAQDNSQDTIMIGLSIPEIVFAEDKDETERLLSPSKIEKIDAVKIFETAPSTSADALQKTGAVMIQMSQSGGGSPIIRGFEANRVLLVVDGVRLNNAIYRSGHLQNSISVSPLMLDNIDIIFGPSSVKYGSDALGGVVHYHTKSPKKGQLWKANLLQRYTSANNGVNLYFDQSWSKGKWGFLQAINLNRFGNLKMGAQRNHGYENWGNEEHITNGKEQLRTAYDQVDFIQRIRFDASQHLSYKLNLQLSSTTNLNRFDQLNDLSGGTPKYTEWYYGPQKRLLLSLGTEHQKKTVFYDSFNNTLSYQQLEESRNSQKLNADLIERIENVSVFANTADFIKKWDYNTLNYGIDLQHNIVRSSATENYNTRYADGGSDMTSLSVYSQYKYPFSKSSYFSVGARYSKVQLNGKFNETQSLGLPFNAVQLDNDAITASAGLKWDMGKGWESTIAASTGFRSPNVDDVTKVFEKSGKLTVPNEDLSPEFSKNIELTINKSLGKSYLSATYYYTLLEDAIVKQAFSLNGQDSLWYDGEYLPVYANTNSQDAFLFGYNAKAYIHLNKHWSSTHTISYTYGKDEGADALLDHIPPLYGKSQIDWVKNNYRLGLFAFYNAWKKAEDYSPNGSDNLDEATADGTPAWWTLNLSCSINLSDKLVAQLNVENILDVHYKTFSSGISAPGRNVILSIKTEF, from the coding sequence ATGACCAAACATTACTTTAAACTCCTAATTCTGCTCTTGCCTATAGGGCTATTAGCACAAGACAATAGTCAAGACACTATCATGATAGGTCTAAGCATCCCAGAAATTGTTTTTGCGGAAGATAAGGACGAAACAGAGCGTCTTTTAAGCCCTAGTAAAATTGAAAAGATTGATGCTGTAAAGATTTTCGAAACCGCTCCCTCAACTAGTGCCGATGCACTGCAAAAAACAGGAGCAGTAATGATACAAATGAGTCAGTCTGGTGGCGGTAGCCCTATCATTAGGGGTTTCGAAGCCAACAGAGTTTTGCTAGTCGTTGACGGTGTGCGTTTGAACAACGCTATTTACCGCTCTGGTCACCTACAAAACAGTATTAGTGTAAGCCCTTTAATGTTGGATAATATTGATATCATTTTTGGTCCTTCCTCTGTAAAATATGGCAGTGACGCCTTAGGAGGGGTGGTTCATTATCACACCAAATCGCCTAAAAAAGGGCAGCTCTGGAAAGCTAATCTATTACAACGATATACCAGTGCCAACAATGGGGTAAATCTCTACTTTGATCAAAGTTGGAGCAAAGGAAAATGGGGCTTTTTACAAGCTATTAACCTCAACCGCTTTGGTAATTTAAAAATGGGCGCTCAACGCAATCACGGCTATGAGAATTGGGGAAATGAAGAACATATTACTAATGGTAAAGAACAGTTAAGAACGGCTTACGACCAAGTAGATTTTATACAAAGAATAAGGTTTGATGCTAGCCAACACCTCAGTTATAAGTTAAATCTACAGCTGTCAAGTACTACAAATTTAAATCGTTTTGACCAGCTCAATGATTTGTCGGGTGGAACGCCCAAATACACAGAATGGTATTATGGACCACAAAAAAGGCTATTACTTTCACTAGGCACAGAACATCAAAAAAAGACTGTTTTTTACGATAGTTTTAATAATACCTTATCCTATCAACAATTGGAAGAAAGTAGAAATAGCCAAAAGTTAAATGCCGATTTAATAGAGCGTATTGAAAATGTTTCGGTCTTTGCTAACACTGCTGACTTTATTAAAAAATGGGATTATAACACCCTAAATTATGGAATAGACTTACAGCATAATATTGTTCGTTCAAGTGCAACAGAGAATTACAACACACGCTATGCTGACGGTGGTAGTGACATGACTAGCCTATCGGTTTATAGTCAATACAAATACCCCTTTTCTAAAAGTTCCTATTTCAGTGTAGGGGCAAGGTATTCTAAAGTACAGCTTAACGGAAAGTTTAATGAAACCCAAAGCTTAGGATTGCCTTTTAATGCTGTACAACTCGATAACGATGCTATAACCGCAAGTGCAGGATTAAAGTGGGATATGGGCAAGGGCTGGGAAAGTACTATTGCAGCATCGACAGGGTTTAGGAGCCCTAATGTTGACGATGTGACAAAGGTGTTTGAAAAATCAGGCAAACTTACCGTTCCAAATGAAGATTTGAGCCCTGAATTTTCTAAAAATATAGAGCTAACTATTAATAAAAGTTTAGGTAAAAGCTATCTGTCGGCAACCTATTATTATACCCTGTTAGAAGATGCTATTGTAAAACAAGCGTTTTCCTTAAACGGTCAAGATAGTCTGTGGTATGATGGCGAATATCTACCTGTATATGCCAACACAAATTCACAAGATGCATTTTTGTTTGGTTACAATGCCAAGGCCTACATACACCTCAATAAGCACTGGTCGAGCACACACACCATTTCATACACTTATGGTAAAGATGAAGGTGCAGATGCGCTACTAGATCACATCCCCCCGCTATATGGAAAGAGTCAAATAGATTGGGTAAAAAACAATTATAGGTTAGGGTTATTTGCCTTTTATAACGCTTGGAAAAAGGCTGAAGACTACAGCCCTAACGGTAGTGATAATTTAGATGAAGCTACTGCCGATGGAACACCAGCCTGGTGGACCTTGAACCTCAGTTGTTCCATAAATTTAAGCGACAAATTAGTGGCACAGCTTAATGTGGAAAACATCTTGGATGTACATTACAAAACCTTTTCAAGTGGTATCAGCGCACCGGGAAGAAATGTTATTCTTAGTATAAAGACTGAATTTTAA
- the gltX gene encoding glutamate--tRNA ligase, giving the protein MNKVRVRFAPSPTGPLHMGGVRTALYNYLFAKKHGGDFLLRLEDTDQTRFVPGAEQYILDALSWCKIEIDEGLGKGGNLGPYRQSERKSMYRQYADILLEKGHAYYAFDTPEELDQMRERMKNAGVPSPQYNAVVRETMQNSLTLSDDEVKERLDRGDNYVIRIKMPRNEEVRIQDIIRGWVVVNTTNLDDKVIFKSDGMPTYHLANVVDDHLMQISHVIRGEEWLPSAPLHVLLYQFFDWDCPQFAHLPLILKPDGNGKLSKRDGDRLGFPVFPTEWTNPETSETSSGYREEGYFPEAFTNMLAFLGWNPGTAQEIFSMDNLVEAFSLDRVGKAGAKFDFDKTKWFNQQYLREKNGETLAAILAESVADAQAIDQNYLAKVCDLMKERATFIDDIWTSSQFFFAPPSDYDEKTRRKKWKDNTPEILNSIVDLFSSMSDFSAEEIEVQFKSHLEKNEWGLGMVLPTFRLSVTGLGMGPSMFSISALLGKDEVVTRIKTAIDTLS; this is encoded by the coding sequence ATGAATAAAGTTCGAGTTCGTTTTGCTCCTAGTCCAACAGGGCCCTTGCACATGGGTGGTGTTCGTACAGCACTATACAACTATTTGTTTGCTAAAAAGCATGGTGGAGATTTTTTGCTTCGCCTTGAAGACACCGATCAAACTCGGTTTGTGCCTGGAGCAGAGCAATATATTTTAGATGCTTTGTCATGGTGTAAAATAGAGATTGACGAAGGTCTAGGCAAGGGAGGTAATTTAGGGCCTTATCGCCAATCGGAAAGAAAGTCGATGTATAGGCAATATGCCGATATTCTCTTAGAAAAAGGACATGCTTATTATGCTTTTGACACTCCCGAAGAGTTGGATCAAATGCGTGAGCGTATGAAAAATGCGGGCGTTCCATCTCCTCAATATAATGCTGTGGTCAGAGAAACCATGCAAAACTCCCTTACCCTTTCTGATGATGAAGTTAAGGAACGACTTGATCGTGGCGACAACTATGTTATTCGAATCAAAATGCCTCGTAACGAAGAGGTAAGAATACAAGATATTATACGTGGCTGGGTTGTGGTCAACACGACTAACCTTGATGATAAGGTTATTTTCAAATCAGACGGTATGCCTACTTACCATTTGGCAAATGTTGTTGATGATCATTTGATGCAAATATCTCATGTTATTAGGGGTGAAGAGTGGCTTCCATCGGCTCCCTTGCATGTTTTACTTTATCAGTTTTTTGATTGGGATTGCCCTCAGTTTGCACATTTGCCACTCATATTGAAACCCGATGGTAATGGCAAGTTAAGCAAGCGAGATGGTGACAGACTCGGTTTTCCTGTCTTCCCTACTGAGTGGACAAACCCTGAAACTTCAGAAACGTCCTCTGGTTATCGTGAAGAGGGCTATTTCCCTGAGGCATTTACAAATATGCTGGCTTTCTTGGGTTGGAACCCTGGAACAGCACAAGAGATTTTCAGCATGGACAATTTAGTAGAGGCTTTTTCTTTAGATAGAGTGGGGAAAGCGGGTGCTAAATTTGATTTTGATAAAACAAAATGGTTCAATCAACAATATTTGAGAGAAAAAAATGGGGAAACTCTAGCCGCAATTTTGGCAGAGTCTGTTGCTGACGCTCAAGCAATAGATCAAAACTATCTTGCCAAGGTTTGTGATTTGATGAAAGAACGTGCAACATTTATTGATGACATTTGGACTTCTAGTCAGTTTTTTTTCGCGCCGCCATCTGATTATGATGAAAAAACAAGGCGTAAAAAATGGAAAGATAATACACCGGAAATTTTAAACTCAATTGTAGATTTATTTTCTTCGATGTCCGATTTTAGTGCTGAAGAGATAGAGGTGCAATTTAAATCTCACCTTGAAAAGAATGAATGGGGCTTGGGTATGGTTTTACCGACCTTTCGCCTTTCGGTTAC
- a CDS encoding two-component regulator propeller domain-containing protein: MKRIITCLICFVALNSFAQEVQIGQWRDYLPYNNAIALTKVNDRIYVATENNLFYLDAEDELLNRLSTVNGLSDVGVSAMAKDPQKNTLVVAYNSTKIDIIEGNSIYSILDVERENVVGGKSINNISFKDGTAYLACSFGIIELNTEKKEIANTFYLNTNSNLGVNDLSFSGDSIYAATDLGLFSANLNDNLLDYQSWQIQVENYAIERIEQAYNNLYFIADSKQKIYSYSPQGLDSVVEVDNLKFIKSNEGRLFVGAQSRLLELQENNTLTTIKESSYLYRISDVIKDNDVYWASDGIRSLVKIRDNLSLKDYQPSGPLTNRSFSTAIGNRKMFLSPGGVSAQWDNNNTYQGFHWSDGYTWHNVPFRELDNARDITTIIESPNKNLFVGTWNNGVLELSYNNETENYSLLKAHNYFTTNGALDAISRDTSDGNYGWNRIKGMLFDENGLLWVTNSLVKNGLAYMNTDGEWSSMKINSYNTESGHLGDLVIDNQGKKWIFIANGGGIIVYDDNGTPENTSDDSDRRLNTSAGSGGLPSNAIYSLAKDKDGEVWVGTDKGIAVFYNTEDAFSIDGDAQLVLVEADGYVEPIISNETVTTIAIDGANRKWFGTKNSGVFVYSPDGSIQEEHFTQENSPILSNTINHISINEENGEVFISTDKGLISYKGKATAGQSTHGNVLVYPNPVKENYDGPIAIKNVVENANVKITDIRGNLVKTLTAYGGQAVWDGKNKFGERSNTGVYLVFSTDPTGLETNVAKILFIK, encoded by the coding sequence GTGAAAAGAATAATAACTTGTCTTATATGTTTTGTTGCACTGAATAGTTTTGCTCAAGAAGTACAAATTGGTCAATGGCGTGATTATCTGCCTTACAACAACGCTATTGCCTTAACAAAAGTTAACGATCGCATATATGTAGCAACAGAAAATAATTTGTTTTATCTGGACGCTGAAGACGAACTACTAAACAGACTTAGCACCGTGAATGGGCTGAGCGATGTAGGGGTGTCGGCTATGGCAAAAGATCCTCAAAAAAACACCCTTGTTGTAGCCTACAATAGCACAAAAATTGACATCATTGAAGGCAACAGCATCTATAGTATATTGGATGTAGAAAGAGAAAATGTGGTTGGAGGAAAATCCATCAACAACATAAGTTTTAAAGATGGCACGGCTTATCTAGCTTGTTCGTTTGGGATAATTGAACTGAACACCGAAAAAAAAGAAATTGCCAATACATTTTATCTAAACACAAACAGCAACCTTGGTGTTAACGACCTATCCTTTAGTGGAGATAGTATTTATGCTGCAACAGATCTTGGGCTATTTTCGGCCAATTTAAACGACAACTTATTGGATTATCAATCGTGGCAAATTCAGGTCGAAAACTATGCTATAGAACGAATAGAACAGGCATACAACAACCTTTATTTTATTGCGGATTCTAAGCAAAAAATATACAGCTATTCACCGCAAGGGTTGGATAGTGTCGTCGAAGTCGATAATTTGAAATTCATAAAATCGAATGAAGGAAGGTTATTTGTAGGTGCCCAGAGCAGACTTTTGGAGCTTCAGGAGAATAATACGCTAACAACAATAAAAGAAAGCTCTTATCTGTATAGAATCTCTGACGTAATAAAAGATAATGATGTCTACTGGGCTAGTGATGGTATTAGAAGTTTGGTCAAGATTAGAGATAACTTATCGTTAAAAGATTATCAGCCATCTGGACCACTGACAAATCGGTCTTTTTCAACCGCTATAGGAAACCGTAAAATGTTTTTGTCGCCAGGCGGTGTGTCCGCTCAATGGGACAATAACAACACTTATCAAGGCTTTCACTGGTCAGACGGCTACACATGGCACAATGTCCCTTTTAGAGAATTGGATAACGCTAGAGATATTACCACCATAATAGAAAGCCCTAATAAAAACCTATTCGTAGGAACGTGGAACAATGGAGTTTTGGAGTTAAGTTACAACAATGAAACAGAAAACTATTCTCTACTCAAAGCACATAATTACTTCACCACTAACGGAGCGCTTGATGCTATTTCAAGGGACACAAGTGATGGTAATTATGGTTGGAATAGAATTAAAGGAATGCTGTTTGATGAAAACGGCTTATTATGGGTGACTAACTCCCTAGTAAAAAACGGCTTAGCTTATATGAATACAGATGGAGAATGGTCGTCTATGAAGATAAATAGCTACAATACTGAAAGCGGACATTTGGGCGACTTAGTGATTGACAATCAAGGCAAAAAATGGATTTTTATTGCTAATGGAGGTGGTATTATTGTCTATGACGACAATGGAACTCCAGAAAACACCAGTGATGACAGCGACAGACGCTTAAATACGAGTGCGGGAAGCGGCGGATTACCTTCTAACGCTATCTATTCACTTGCTAAAGATAAAGACGGTGAAGTGTGGGTAGGCACAGACAAAGGAATAGCTGTTTTTTACAATACAGAAGACGCCTTCAGCATAGACGGTGATGCTCAATTAGTGCTTGTAGAAGCCGACGGTTATGTAGAGCCTATTATCTCCAACGAGACTGTTACAACGATAGCTATTGACGGTGCTAACAGAAAGTGGTTTGGGACCAAAAACTCAGGTGTTTTTGTTTATTCGCCTGATGGCAGTATACAGGAGGAACACTTCACACAAGAGAACAGCCCTATACTGTCCAATACCATTAACCATATCTCAATCAATGAAGAGAATGGAGAAGTGTTTATTTCAACAGACAAGGGCCTAATATCATACAAAGGTAAAGCAACAGCAGGACAAAGTACACACGGCAATGTATTGGTCTATCCAAATCCAGTAAAAGAAAATTATGACGGTCCCATTGCCATTAAAAATGTGGTAGAAAACGCCAATGTTAAAATTACTGACATCAGAGGAAATCTTGTTAAAACACTAACAGCCTACGGTGGTCAAGCCGTATGGGATGGTAAAAATAAATTCGGGGAGAGATCAAATACTGGTGTATATCTTGTGTTTAGCACAGACCCTACAGGACTAGAAACAAATGTGGCAAAAATACTCTTCATTAAGTAA
- the mnmG gene encoding tRNA uridine-5-carboxymethylaminomethyl(34) synthesis enzyme MnmG, translating into MFLNTYDVIVVGGGHSGCEAAAAAANLGSSVLLVTMNMQTIAQMSCNPAMGGVAKGQIVREIDALGGYSGIITDKTMIQFRMLNRSKGPAMWSPRAQSDRMRFAEEWRLKLESINNVDFWQDMVTDLIVEKDTVVGVKTSMGIEIKARSVILTNGTFLNGTIHIGEKQFGGGRTGERAATGLTACLNALGFESGRMKTGTPPRVDGRSLDYSKMEEQAGDENPSKFSFMDTPALQNQRSCHITYTNEKVHDILRTGFEKSPMFNGRIQGLGPRYCPSIEDKIERFSERNRHQIFVEPEGWDTVEVYVNGFSTSLPENVQHQAIRQIVGFENAKIFRPGYAIEYDYFPPTQLKRSLETKLVNGLYFAGQINGTTGYEEAACQGLMAGINAHRRAKDEEAIILSRSEAYIGVLIDDLVTKGTDEPYRMFTSRAEYRILLRQDNADIRLTQKGRNIGLVDDERMVKLDEKLKNTQNALNYFEKESISPEEINPILENNNSSTIKQKNKIGKILSRPQIKFEDLLKVDTIKEKTKNISQEGLEQAEIQIKYNGYIEREKETVMKLNKLEGIRIPKAFDYSKLNAISSESREKLNHIKPDTIGQASRISGVSPSDINILLVFMGR; encoded by the coding sequence ATGTTTTTAAACACTTATGACGTCATAGTAGTTGGAGGAGGCCACTCCGGATGTGAGGCAGCAGCAGCAGCAGCAAACCTAGGATCTTCCGTATTGCTCGTTACGATGAATATGCAAACCATTGCTCAAATGTCGTGCAATCCAGCAATGGGAGGTGTTGCAAAAGGACAAATCGTAAGAGAGATTGATGCTTTAGGAGGTTATTCTGGAATAATAACAGACAAAACAATGATTCAGTTTAGAATGCTAAACCGTTCTAAAGGGCCAGCTATGTGGAGTCCAAGAGCTCAAAGCGATAGAATGCGTTTTGCTGAAGAGTGGCGTTTGAAATTAGAATCTATCAACAATGTAGATTTTTGGCAAGATATGGTTACAGACCTTATCGTCGAAAAGGATACAGTGGTTGGCGTAAAAACAAGCATGGGAATAGAAATTAAGGCTCGATCCGTTATTCTAACAAACGGAACATTTCTTAATGGGACAATACACATTGGCGAAAAACAATTTGGAGGAGGTAGGACTGGAGAAAGAGCAGCTACCGGCCTAACGGCTTGTTTGAACGCTTTAGGCTTTGAAAGCGGCCGCATGAAAACAGGAACTCCGCCAAGGGTAGATGGACGATCTTTGGATTATAGTAAAATGGAAGAGCAGGCGGGTGATGAGAACCCTTCAAAATTTTCATTTATGGATACGCCCGCTCTACAAAATCAGAGAAGCTGCCACATTACCTATACCAATGAGAAAGTGCACGACATCTTGCGCACAGGGTTTGAAAAATCGCCCATGTTTAATGGCAGGATTCAAGGATTAGGACCAAGGTATTGCCCATCAATAGAAGACAAAATAGAGCGTTTTTCTGAAAGAAATAGACACCAAATATTTGTTGAGCCCGAAGGGTGGGATACGGTCGAAGTCTATGTCAATGGATTTTCAACCTCGTTACCAGAAAACGTGCAACACCAAGCAATTCGACAAATTGTAGGTTTTGAAAATGCTAAGATATTTAGACCAGGTTACGCTATAGAATACGATTATTTTCCACCAACGCAACTGAAAAGAAGCTTAGAGACTAAGCTCGTAAATGGGCTATACTTTGCGGGGCAAATCAATGGCACAACAGGTTATGAAGAAGCCGCTTGTCAGGGATTAATGGCTGGAATTAATGCTCACAGAAGAGCAAAAGACGAGGAGGCAATTATTCTAAGCCGCTCAGAGGCCTACATAGGGGTTCTTATAGACGATTTAGTGACTAAAGGCACTGATGAACCCTACCGCATGTTTACCTCAAGAGCAGAGTATAGAATCCTCTTAAGACAAGATAACGCTGATATTAGGCTTACTCAAAAAGGCCGAAACATTGGTCTTGTCGATGATGAAAGAATGGTTAAGCTGGACGAGAAATTAAAAAATACACAAAACGCTTTAAATTACTTTGAAAAGGAAAGTATTAGCCCAGAAGAAATAAATCCAATTTTGGAGAACAATAATAGTTCTACTATTAAACAAAAAAATAAGATTGGTAAAATTTTAAGCAGACCTCAAATTAAGTTTGAAGACTTATTAAAAGTTGACACTATTAAAGAAAAGACCAAAAATATTAGTCAAGAAGGGTTAGAGCAAGCCGAGATACAAATAAAATATAATGGCTATATTGAAAGGGAAAAAGAAACGGTCATGAAACTCAACAAGCTGGAGGGAATCCGAATACCCAAGGCTTTTGATTACAGTAAGCTTAATGCTATATCATCAGAATCAAGAGAAAAACTGAATCATATAAAACCAGACACAATAGGTCAAGCATCACGAATAAGTGGCGTTTCACCTTCTGACATAAACATACTTTTAGTATTTATGGGACGATGA
- the recO gene encoding DNA repair protein RecO — MYFQTKGIVLSSVKYSESSIICKMYTAKFGLQSYLINGVRKKKGGSAYYQSLNILELTVYHKNNSQLQRVKEVKVPNSYNSIPFHVLKSSIAMFLAEVLSKCLKEEEENTELFSFIESTLLEFDKADFDSQFHLRFLVALSGYLGFYPNLDNHHLPYFDLMNGCFCEKQGGHKHYLKNSADFISALKLEKTNNKNKILEYILEYYKLHVDGFSHIKSKDVLESVLNA, encoded by the coding sequence ATGTATTTTCAAACTAAAGGAATTGTATTAAGCAGCGTGAAGTATAGTGAGAGTAGTATCATTTGCAAAATGTATACCGCCAAATTTGGCTTACAATCCTACCTTATTAATGGTGTAAGAAAAAAGAAAGGGGGCAGCGCATATTATCAATCATTGAACATATTAGAACTTACCGTTTACCATAAAAACAACAGTCAGTTGCAACGTGTAAAAGAGGTTAAAGTTCCTAACTCCTACAACAGTATCCCGTTTCATGTGCTTAAAAGTAGTATCGCTATGTTTTTAGCTGAGGTCTTGAGCAAATGTTTAAAAGAAGAAGAAGAGAACACTGAACTATTTAGCTTTATAGAGTCGACACTTTTGGAGTTTGACAAGGCTGATTTCGATAGTCAGTTTCATCTGCGATTTCTAGTCGCATTGAGTGGTTATTTAGGGTTTTATCCTAATTTAGACAATCATCATTTGCCCTATTTTGACTTGATGAATGGTTGTTTTTGCGAAAAACAAGGGGGGCATAAACACTATTTGAAGAATAGCGCCGACTTTATATCCGCTTTAAAATTAGAAAAGACAAACAATAAAAATAAAATACTTGAGTATATATTAGAATATTATAAACTGCACGTAGATGGGTTTAGCCACATTAAATCCAAAGACGTGCTAGAAAGTGTACTAAACGCATGA
- the ybeY gene encoding rRNA maturation RNase YbeY, whose amino-acid sequence METNIYYHSECDFQLQNEDSISEWLKHAIRLEKKALGEINYIFCDDEYLLKKNQDFLNHDTLTDIITFDYSEENKLSADIFISIERVKENALIFAVPFEKELKRVIIHGILHLIGYKDKSEEETKTMRSKENFYLAITI is encoded by the coding sequence ATGGAAACTAACATCTACTATCATAGCGAATGTGATTTTCAGTTGCAAAACGAAGACTCAATATCTGAATGGTTAAAGCACGCTATAAGATTAGAGAAAAAAGCTCTTGGCGAGATAAATTATATTTTCTGTGACGATGAATATCTACTTAAAAAAAACCAAGATTTTTTAAACCACGATACGCTTACAGATATCATTACATTCGATTACTCAGAAGAAAATAAATTATCTGCCGATATTTTTATTAGCATAGAAAGAGTAAAAGAAAATGCCCTTATCTTTGCCGTTCCGTTTGAGAAAGAACTCAAACGCGTTATAATTCACGGAATTCTTCATTTGATCGGTTACAAAGACAAATCAGAAGAAGAGACCAAAACAATGAGAAGTAAAGAGAATTTTTATCTCGCGATAACAATTTAA
- a CDS encoding class I SAM-dependent methyltransferase: MKKLTACPVCDNSSTKPHLECIDYMKSREVFTLEKCNHCQFIFTNPRPEENRLGEYYKFEDYISNSDTKEGLISKCYHIVRSWNIKQKVKLLGKEKGTVLEIGSGTGKPIAKCKEVGWKTIGIEPSLEAREIAKETNHIELIENINTVKEKKNSIDRVMLWHVLEHIPNIEEVFVKINLLLKDDGKLIIAVPNSKSYDAEKYQENLAGYDVPKHLSHFQRTTFKRIADKHSFEIAKIKPMWFDAFYTSLLSEKIITGKYNYIKGLSTGLRSNIKAVVGKGEFSSLIFILEKKRAK; the protein is encoded by the coding sequence ATGAAAAAACTTACAGCCTGTCCTGTCTGTGATAACAGCAGTACAAAACCACACCTAGAATGTATAGACTACATGAAAAGTCGAGAAGTATTTACCCTAGAAAAATGTAATCATTGTCAATTTATATTTACTAACCCTAGACCAGAAGAGAATCGACTAGGAGAGTACTATAAATTTGAAGATTATATATCAAACAGCGATACAAAAGAAGGCCTAATAAGCAAGTGTTATCACATTGTTAGAAGTTGGAACATTAAACAAAAAGTGAAGTTATTAGGAAAAGAAAAAGGAACCGTATTAGAAATAGGTAGTGGCACAGGCAAACCGATAGCCAAGTGCAAAGAAGTGGGTTGGAAAACCATAGGCATTGAGCCTAGTTTAGAGGCTCGAGAAATCGCTAAAGAAACTAACCACATTGAACTGATAGAAAATATAAATACAGTGAAGGAAAAGAAAAACTCGATAGATAGGGTCATGCTTTGGCATGTATTAGAACACATACCAAACATAGAAGAGGTGTTTGTTAAAATAAATCTACTCTTAAAAGATGATGGGAAATTGATAATTGCAGTTCCCAATTCAAAGTCATATGACGCTGAAAAATACCAAGAAAATTTGGCTGGTTACGACGTGCCAAAGCACTTGTCACATTTTCAAAGAACAACATTTAAGCGTATTGCCGACAAACACAGTTTTGAGATTGCAAAAATTAAGCCCATGTGGTTTGACGCATTTTACACCTCTTTGTTGAGCGAAAAAATCATAACCGGAAAATACAATTATATAAAGGGGCTTTCCACAGGGCTAAGGTCAAACATTAAAGCAGTTGTAGGAAAGGGTGAATTTTCAAGCCTCATATTCATATTAGAGAAGAAAAGGGCGAAATAA